The Paenibacillus sp. RUD330 genome has a segment encoding these proteins:
- a CDS encoding transglutaminase-like domain-containing protein — MSMAIIQNSLQPLLHLEPVSLAVLLVIAVSLLQGFGRGARNSSQRLFHFIWEGVLLVAALAGAAKLAQLLSSPASRWLQAHVHLPQKEMAGLEQAWYTFLTSVRDLPLLRFGVLFLIGYALLRLLLSTLTPLAWRAFGAAAYPAREAEEGAEDARRARSTNRAAGAVIGGLHGVGRSLVLLALLFLYVSVFPTAPLAGNIESSPVYRQAADKLLQPVAGGLLAGSGPVITEAVGSEFQQVLQRRYEIIDSNIPADIGDAARKVAAGAGSDRDKAELLYEWLGKRIAYDWDKADNYTSKGIWKEQTPEETFKSRKGVCIDTARLYAVMARSAGLEVRVVTGLGADGRGGFGSHAWNEVKLMDEGGKWIPLDATWASTGDWFDSADFDKTHVRKI; from the coding sequence ATGTCTATGGCCATCATTCAGAACAGTCTCCAGCCGCTCCTGCATCTGGAGCCGGTATCGCTTGCCGTGCTGCTTGTCATCGCCGTTTCCCTGCTTCAAGGCTTCGGACGAGGAGCGCGGAATTCCTCGCAGCGGCTGTTCCATTTCATCTGGGAAGGAGTGCTGCTGGTTGCGGCTCTGGCCGGCGCGGCCAAGCTGGCGCAGCTGCTCTCCTCCCCCGCCAGCCGCTGGCTTCAGGCCCATGTCCACCTCCCTCAGAAAGAGATGGCCGGCCTGGAGCAGGCCTGGTATACGTTCCTTACGAGCGTGCGGGACCTGCCTCTGCTTCGCTTCGGCGTCTTGTTCCTGATCGGCTATGCGCTGCTGCGCCTGCTGCTGTCGACCTTGACTCCTCTTGCGTGGAGAGCGTTCGGAGCCGCGGCTTATCCTGCCCGCGAAGCAGAGGAGGGCGCCGAAGATGCCCGCAGAGCCCGTTCGACCAACCGCGCTGCGGGAGCCGTCATCGGCGGCCTGCACGGGGTCGGCCGCTCGCTCGTGCTGCTCGCTCTCCTGTTTCTCTATGTATCGGTATTTCCAACCGCTCCGCTGGCCGGCAACATCGAGAGCTCTCCGGTCTACCGCCAGGCGGCGGACAAGCTGCTGCAGCCGGTTGCCGGAGGTCTGCTCGCAGGCAGCGGTCCGGTCATTACGGAAGCGGTCGGCAGCGAGTTCCAGCAGGTGCTGCAGCGGAGATACGAGATCATCGACTCCAACATCCCGGCCGATATCGGAGACGCCGCCAGGAAGGTCGCAGCCGGCGCAGGCAGTGACCGGGACAAGGCGGAGCTTCTCTACGAATGGCTCGGCAAGCGGATCGCCTACGATTGGGACAAAGCGGACAATTACACGTCCAAAGGCATATGGAAAGAGCAGACGCCGGAGGAAACGTTCAAGTCCCGCAAGGGCGTATGCATCGATACGGCTCGCCTGTACGCGGTCATGGCGCGCTCGGCCGGACTGGAGGTCCGGGTCGTGACGGGGCTTGGAGCCGACGGCCGCGGAGGGTTCGGCAGCCATGCCTGGAATGAGGTCAAGCTGATGGACGAAGGCGGCAAATGGATTCCGCTTGATGCGACCTGGGCTTCGACCGGCGATTGGTTCGATTCGGCGGATTTTGACAAAACCCATGTCAGAAAGATCTGA
- a CDS encoding iron chelate uptake ABC transporter family permease subunit, with protein MTGLWASIEALASDPNLRWIALGCMLLGLSSGMIGCFAYLRRQSLMGDTIAHTALPGICVAFLLTGVKSLPVFMLGAVVAGIAGTLAIRLITSRSRIKADAAMGIVLSSFFGIGIVLLTMIQHSGDGSQSGLDKFLFGQAASMVGSDVRLMAGVCLLLAAVCTLLFKEFKLLSFDPAFAKGAGFPTGLLDFMMQALVVVAVVAGIQAVGVVLVAALLITPAVSARFWTERLGRMILLSGLFGAVSGLLGAWISSQVSQLPTGPVSVLAAAAIFLLSVAFGSRKGLVVVALTRRGMRRSLEPAASASKAKEAG; from the coding sequence ATGACCGGGTTATGGGCTTCCATCGAGGCGCTGGCCTCCGACCCCAACCTGCGCTGGATCGCGCTCGGCTGCATGCTGCTCGGCCTGAGCAGCGGCATGATCGGCTGCTTCGCCTACTTGCGCCGGCAGAGCCTGATGGGCGATACGATCGCCCATACGGCGCTTCCCGGCATCTGCGTCGCTTTCCTGCTCACGGGGGTCAAGTCGCTGCCGGTATTCATGCTCGGCGCCGTGGTTGCCGGCATCGCCGGCACGCTGGCGATCCGGCTCATCACCTCGCGCTCGCGCATCAAGGCGGATGCGGCGATGGGCATCGTGCTCTCCTCGTTTTTCGGTATCGGCATCGTGCTGCTGACGATGATCCAGCACAGCGGAGACGGGAGCCAGAGCGGCCTCGACAAGTTCCTGTTCGGCCAGGCGGCTTCCATGGTGGGCAGCGACGTGCGGCTGATGGCCGGAGTCTGCCTGCTGCTGGCTGCCGTATGCACGCTGCTCTTCAAGGAGTTCAAGCTGCTTTCGTTTGATCCCGCCTTCGCCAAGGGAGCGGGATTCCCGACGGGGCTGCTCGATTTTATGATGCAGGCGCTCGTCGTCGTGGCCGTCGTCGCCGGCATCCAGGCCGTCGGCGTCGTGCTCGTCGCCGCCCTGCTCATCACTCCGGCCGTATCGGCCCGCTTTTGGACGGAGCGGCTCGGCAGGATGATCCTCCTGTCAGGGCTGTTCGGGGCTGTCAGCGGCTTGCTTGGAGCCTGGATCAGCTCGCAAGTGAGTCAGCTCCCGACCGGCCCGGTCAGCGTGCTGGCGGCAGCGGCGATCTTTCTCTTGTCCGTCGCCTTCGGCAGCCGCAAGGGGCTCGTTGTCGTCGCGCTGACCCGGAGGGGCATGCGGCGCAGCCTGGAGCCGGCAGCATCCGCAAGCAAGGCAAAGGAGGCCGGCTGA
- a CDS encoding metal ABC transporter ATP-binding protein yields MNAYEEAAADRDIQDAGKPKRIVLEVAGLSTAYRNRSVLREVTFAVPEGELVAIVGPNGAGKSTLIKSILGLTPTLGGEAKAFGETIDAARKRIGYVPQRESVDWDFPTHALDVVMMGRYGRLGWFRRPGRKERAVALECLRGVGMEAFAERQISELSGGQQQRVFLARALAQDADLYFMDEPFAGVDAATEKAIVELLRKLRADGKTVIVVHHDLATVPEYFDSVLLLNVTVQAFGPTAKAFTEENLHRTYGGRIGFAGAGAAAAASGRQDDPAPRQDAVHTFQGGGRP; encoded by the coding sequence ATGAACGCATACGAAGAGGCCGCAGCCGATAGGGACATTCAAGACGCGGGAAAGCCGAAGCGCATCGTCCTCGAAGTGGCAGGGCTGAGCACGGCTTACCGGAACCGTTCCGTGCTGCGGGAAGTTACGTTCGCGGTTCCGGAAGGGGAGCTTGTCGCCATCGTCGGACCGAACGGAGCCGGCAAGTCGACGCTGATCAAGAGCATTCTCGGCCTTACGCCGACGCTTGGAGGAGAAGCGAAGGCATTCGGCGAGACCATCGATGCCGCCCGCAAGCGGATCGGATATGTGCCGCAGCGCGAGTCGGTCGATTGGGACTTTCCGACGCATGCGCTCGATGTCGTCATGATGGGACGGTACGGGCGGCTGGGCTGGTTCCGCCGTCCCGGCCGCAAGGAGCGTGCCGTCGCTCTGGAGTGCCTGAGGGGGGTCGGGATGGAGGCATTCGCCGAGCGCCAGATCAGCGAGCTGTCCGGCGGCCAGCAGCAGCGGGTGTTCCTGGCGAGGGCGCTGGCGCAGGATGCGGATCTCTACTTCATGGATGAGCCGTTCGCCGGCGTCGACGCGGCGACGGAGAAAGCGATCGTCGAGCTGCTCCGCAAGCTGCGCGCGGACGGAAAGACGGTCATCGTCGTCCACCATGATCTGGCGACCGTTCCGGAGTATTTCGATTCCGTGCTGCTCCTGAATGTAACGGTCCAGGCTTTCGGCCCTACCGCCAAGGCATTCACGGAGGAGAACCTCCACCGCACGTACGGTGGACGGATCGGATTTGCCGGGGCAGGCGCCGCTGCCGCCGCCAGCGGGAGGCAGGATGATCCGGCTCCCCGGCAGGATGCCGTCCATACGTTCCAGGGAGGCGGGCGGCCATGA
- a CDS encoding zinc ABC transporter substrate-binding protein, whose amino-acid sequence MVAQACSGAGDAGAGKSGGELAVTATTGMIADAAEAVGGDRVRVAALMGPGVDPHLYKASHGDMVKLDKADIVLYGGLHLEGKMTEVLHKLGRSRTVVAVTDGIPQGKVMETQPGSPDPHVWFDAELWMHAVEKIRDTFAAKDPEHAQAYRERADAYLAELRSLHQYASDKLASIPERQRVLVTAHDAFGYFGRAYGLEVKGLQGMSTASEFGSKDVAELRDYLVANGIPAVFVESSIPRKSIESVMEGAGRMGHKVVIGGELFSDALGEKGTPEGTYIGMFRHNVDTVAEALKGESGL is encoded by the coding sequence ATGGTTGCCCAGGCCTGTTCGGGCGCCGGCGATGCCGGAGCCGGGAAGAGCGGGGGCGAGCTGGCCGTGACGGCGACGACGGGAATGATCGCGGACGCTGCCGAGGCGGTAGGCGGTGACCGGGTGCGCGTGGCGGCGCTGATGGGACCGGGCGTAGACCCCCATCTGTACAAGGCTTCGCATGGGGATATGGTCAAGCTCGACAAGGCGGACATCGTCCTGTACGGAGGTCTGCATCTCGAAGGAAAGATGACCGAGGTGCTGCATAAGCTCGGCCGCTCCCGGACGGTTGTCGCTGTTACGGACGGAATCCCGCAGGGGAAGGTGATGGAGACCCAGCCCGGCAGCCCGGATCCTCATGTCTGGTTCGATGCGGAGCTGTGGATGCATGCGGTGGAGAAGATCCGGGATACGTTTGCGGCGAAGGATCCGGAGCACGCCCAGGCTTATCGGGAGCGGGCCGACGCTTATCTGGCGGAGCTGCGGAGCCTCCATCAGTATGCTTCCGACAAGCTCGCTTCCATTCCGGAGCGGCAGCGGGTGCTCGTGACCGCCCATGACGCCTTCGGCTATTTCGGACGGGCCTACGGGCTGGAGGTGAAGGGGCTGCAGGGAATGAGCACGGCATCGGAGTTTGGCTCGAAGGATGTCGCCGAGCTGCGGGACTATCTGGTGGCCAACGGCATTCCCGCCGTCTTCGTCGAATCGAGCATTCCTCGGAAGTCGATCGAATCGGTCATGGAAGGGGCCGGCCGGATGGGCCATAAGGTCGTCATCGGCGGCGAGCTGTTCTCCGATGCGCTCGGAGAAAAGGGAACTCCGGAAGGAACGTATATCGGCATGTTCCGCCACAATGTCGACACCGTCGCAGAGGCTTTGAAGGGAGAGAGCGGATTATGA